The DNA region TAGAGGACAAATGACATGTAAAGACAATCAACCATATCAGAGGCGCAACAAGAGATTTAAATTGGCACCCAAAAATTATTTGATCTTCCTTTCATGGTTACTTGATGACTctgtaacaaaaacaaattaaaaagagatgGAAAGCTTACAGTAGAATTGAAACGGGAAGTGGTGATCAGTATCTTCGGATTCCGTTCGCGTTTTAAAACGGAGCTAAATTCATCAGCATCATTACCAGCGAATAGCTATAAACCAACAGAATTAGCACATAAGCTACAAAAAGCATTTGCTATTTTGGCCATAAGTAAAAAGAGTAGAACGAATCTTCCCAAATATTTACCAGAACAAATCagtataaattgaaaattagcaGAGCAAAAGCTATGAGGTAGTACCTCGTCGTCGGGCTTGCATACAGTCTCGTCAAACTCTCTAGTATTCTCAATGGTGCGTGGAATCTTCCTGGGAGGAGGCTGCACAAAAATTACATCACACCAAATCAATTCTTattccgcaaaaaaaaaaaaaaacaaaaaaaacaaccctaaTGCCATATTGCAAAAGGGGACCTGACCTCCTCGCCGAGCTCGAGAGCGCGCTTCTCTTCGGCGTCACGGGCTTTAAGCTTCTTCCGCTTCTCGACTTTCTTTTGATGCTTGAGTTTGGCGTGTACGGCAGACCTCTTCTCCTTGTTCTTTATCATTGATGGgagtatttctttctttttctccttctccttctccattttcttcatcttcttcttctcctttttgtCTACCACTACATCGTCGTCGTAATCTTCCATTGCTTCGCTTTcgctcttctttctctttattcccatcttttctaatttcttttcgCTTTACAGAGACAACAGTCTCCAATTGCAGTATGCCCCGGGAAAAAAAATGCACAGCagtgaaattagggtttttgaaGACTTATTTTTGGGCCCGAAAGAGAAAGGGGCGAGGCCGTTACTGGACTCGGAGTTTGGGCCTGTTTTATGCGACAGGGAACGACAGGTAATTTCGCTGGGTCAACGAGTGAACAAATAACTATTCGTCATTCGgttttgaacttcaaaataCAAGTAGATGAACATCTCGCGTTATATTCTGATCaggttaaattgtttttaatgtaaaaaattatgcacaagcaatgcaagaaaaatatgagaatcaagttattaattaaattggatttaataaattcagttaatttaataatataattaaaaataacaaacaaacaaacaaaaatgattaaaatgattaattgtGAAAAATAAACACCTTCTAGTGCTATAGAAAGATATtctcctaatatttttaaaaatatttcattaattttatttgataaataagtaaaaattaaataaaaccaagataatctcataaaaaatagattgaaaaaaaaaattaaagctcaatttctaaaaaattaaatattgaataataaaatttaaaaaaaaaaataaaaaaaccaacctgAATACACTCAATTCAACATGCCAATTTCGTGACTTGAAGACCATGAAAAACTTGTAAAtagctaattaaataaaaccacGAAACCCAAATCTCAAACTAACCTAGAATTGAAgggtgagattgaaaaaaaatcaataaaaaaaaaaaaaaacttgagtcaacgaGGTTAATCAAGTATCAATTAAACTCTAAAAATTTTCCTTGATATTACGAGATTTTTGTATCAATCAAAACGAACTACAAAGCTTTTGAACTTCCTCTTCTTATTTTTGTTCTCGCTCTCTTTTTAAAttccaaataaaatcaaatataaaataatcaaattaaaaaaaaagttaatggacccaaaaaaaaaaagaaaagggacatGAACTCTTACTATTGTACAAATCATTCCTTGATTTTGGTAATAAAAAAGGGGTTGAATATTGTTTTAGatttcaaatttggtctttaaaatttgaattattttaaatcaataaaattaaattttttatcaccAAACTGAACATTAACCTAGCGATGTAATATTTCCTTAACATCTTGAGATTCCTCTATGCaggcatgaaaaaaaatcatcaaaaccaaatgcaaatcaaagaaatattgaaggatcaaataagaagaaaaaaattgaaggaccaaaacataaaaaaatcttaggaactgaaaaaaagaaagaaaagaaacagtgTTTGAATGAACTTTCTCCGCATCAGCTACTGTGAAACACTAAATTAACccttttagatttttgtttataaagCACTTGCCTGTTTGAGCGTCCAAGGTTGTCCGCCCTTTTATGCTATGaaggaaaataatttacaaacatttttttcacaTCAAGGTCTCTCATAACAATAATTAtgtgtattaaaattatttatgtaaaaaatttatttgtatatttagaAGTTATTTTTACAACATTACTTCTTCtatacaatattttaatttagtccatctcttttactatttttttcagatcaatttttatatagCAGGATATTTCTatgattattttcaatttggtatAAAGTAGGCTATGTACTACTCCATGATCAAGGGATGAGTGTCCAtctcttttaattctttcaatttcaagtGGAAAGCAAGTTAAGATTAAGCTAAATAAGTAGGAGACAATGACTGTTTTATCAATTCAAATTGGACTTGCACATGTTACACTTGAACTTTTTTTGCTTGCATTTTCACTACAGCCTTGAACACCATATAATTAACTCTGAAAGAGCATTTATTGGTCATCCTGAAGGGGTTCTATGGATTACTCTTTGAATTTGTTGCTGATATTTGTGCTTCTGTGTCATGGTTCTCCTCTTCTTCGGTTAGCTGGGCTTGCTTCTCACCACAATCCCCTGCTTCAGTCCTTTTAGCCCACAGGAGAATGTACAAACCTAGTATAACCAGGATAGATCCCAGGACACTGTTGATTACAAATGCAGAATGTTAGAACAATAAATAATCTGTAGCAGAGTGAAAGCACAGTGTGTGTGCGTgcgtgtgtatgtgtgtgtgtgtgtgtgtgtgtgtaatgaaAGGAACCAACCTTCCAAGATAAATTTGTTCATGCAGGATAGAGAAATCAAACATAGCAGCGAATATCTGTATGAAAGGGGTGAAGGAAGATGTGAACACAGGACCCCTTTGTTTGATACACCATGACATCCCAACATAGCCCAAGCCTGATCCTATGATCCCCTGTGGCAAGAAGTGAAACGGTAATATTTCAAGCCTCctgtttgaattgaaagtaaTAATGAAACATCTTCTCTTTATTTGTACGAAGCAAGAAATGTTCATTTAAGCTGCCCTGATACTTACAGCATTGAGGACGCTTATAATCTCCAGTTTTGATTTAAGAATCCACATGGAAAACTTCCTTTTCAAGATTAAACTTAAGACAGCTGACTGGATTGCACCAAAGAAGGACATAATGGCAGTGCTGGAGTATTGACATGGATAAATTTTGCTTATCTTAGCTTGCATGAGGAACCATGCAGACCACATGAAGCAGCCTGCAAGAGAAAGTATCGAACCAGCTACCCAACTCCGTTTCTTCTTGCCTGAGATCATAGTACCAGCAAGGTTTAGGATGTCAGTTGTGGTGGCTTCTGAACGTGGATTGGTTAACGGGATTCCTTTATAAAGGATTAATAGGAAAGCTCCTCCCATGCAAATAAATGTCCCTAACACCTTTGCTCTTCCTGCCTTACTTGACATGTTCAGCTTTTCTAGTCTGGAAAGAGTTTGAACATCAATTACCAATAGACATTATTTTTGGTCAGAAAATGCAGTAAATTACTCCTTGCTTGTTGTGCTTACCTAAAAACCAGGGCTAGTATGAACGTGTTTACAGGGACCGTGTTGAGGAAGGCACACGAGAAGGTGACAGATATATAATCGAGTCCCCGAAGGAACAAGTACTGTGTGAGGGTTAACCTGATAGACATCAATAATTCTCAGAGTTCTCTGTAATTGTGAGGGTAATTGTAGTTTTAAAATGAACAATTAGCATAGCACAAAACCATCTAGAATATTAGATGTGTATTTTAACTAACCCAACAAAGGCACCGAGGAAGAGGTGGCAAAAGATGGAAGCTGTTAGCTTAGGTCTGCTTTTCCTGCAAGAAAACTAACAATATTACAGTCCCTGTAAGAACCTGTCCGTATGAGAAGCTAAGTACATCCTCCAAGACAAACTCAGTGCTATTTCCAATGAAAGGAGCCGCATTGACAATAACTAGTTGATAAACGTCACAATTGAACGCAGAGAAGCTAAACaagcattaaaaaataagtgtGCAGCTGCTAAAAGAATACTGCTAGAAGGGAGAGACGAAGTAGCTACTACCTTTCCCAAAAGAACGCAATGGGCGCCAAGAAAATTGCAGAACTTGACAGCCGGTAAGTGGCAATAACCATGTTGTTTGTTCCTTGATCAATCATCTTTTTAAGGAGTAAGTTCACTACTGCGAAGGCAAAACTAATAACCAGCATTCCGACAACAGGCTTCCATTGCCCTCCGTCACTCATATCTTCTCTGAGTGCAGTGCAGTGCAGTATCTAGATAGAAATTTAGGACAAGCTGAACTAGTCACAGGATATTTCCTCTCCCTAACAGATACCCAGTGTATGCAATCGCAGTGCAACTGGACTGGTAAACTTCATCTATATATAGGCTCGCCACTTCCAAAAGGGGAATAAACATGACTACATAATCAAAATGATCGACGTATAATTGTGCAACCGACTTtccattttttaatcaatattctCCGTGCAATCTTTTGCTAGACCTTTTTCTCTTTATAGTTGGAGAACACGGAATCAAATCCCAAAGCAAAGCTAATATTTAAGCATCATAAAAACATGACCTCGTAGATTTGCCACGCGTTTCGGTAATTAATCTGGCTAATGACCATATTTAACAAAAGGAAGGAAGGCTCTATGTCACTGAAACCTTTAAGCTATTGGACATATAGTACTTAAATATGCAGGAAGCAATCAGCATCTTTTGAAAGCTGGGAGGCAGATATGACACAAGCATCCCTTTCTGCAAAGTATCTTATACTTTCAAAAACAGACTGACCAATTCTTTCAGATTCCAGTGAAGGTAAGAACAACATGTCAAATCTTAAAAGCAAATTAGTTGCCTAAACAATGGGATGCTTTATGCAGGAGGAAGATTAATACAGTAGGAACAAAGAAAGAACACAagagaaaattattttctctccaataacaatgataaagtATGCCTCTTGAGAGGTATTTAAATAAGTCAGAAACTCTACctcaactagaaaataaaaataagaaaccaagattaaaaagaaaaaaaacataaaatccaaaaataacaagaaaaatcacataAACTAGCAAAACAGGAGCTCCAAGGTGagattttcaaaatctaaagaTTCGATAGTCAGAGTAGTAATTCCAAGATTACTTCAAGGAAAACAACCTCTGAAAACTTTTATAAGAATTTGAGGACAATCCAACAATCGATTTAAAAGTTATAACCCTTTTGTATCGTTATTTTTGGTTTAGGCGACTAAATCTCCTTTTAGCTCTAGACCTGTCCTACTAGTTCATAAATGTCTTTGATAGATCATCCATGTCATTTGTCTAGATCAaatcattatttaataataataaacccaCAACTGACTACTCAGAATCATCTATTGTCACAAGATCAAACATATCAATGCTTTGTAATTGTAACTAGTgcaagttatgttttttccctTCTGTCACGCATTTACAGGCTTAGATTTGAAAACTATACTGATAAGTGTTTGAAGACGTCATAATTAACGCGTCaggagaattatttttattttctttctatggtaGCACATTAATTCTGGGAATACTCTCGGTAGCGCTATATGCCGTAAGGCTAGAAGTATACAGGTTATACAATTGGAGGTGCATGAAAAAGATTTCTGATAGCAGACAGttttctttgaacttgattCTATTGCCTCtcctttgcttttttattttttattttttttcctgattatcTTGAACGAAAAGGAACCTCGAATAAGGGTAAATGGATAAGGCCTCAAATAAAGAAAGGTCAATCTCTTCCACCAGAACAAAACAgctcttaaattttattctgtCTATAACCTTCATGGTTAAATGTTTATCCATTTACATAGCGTATGATAAGTTGAAACTTTCGAAAGTATTCTTGTCcttgataaaatgttttttctacaCCAGGATACTAAGATTTATTGATATATTCTTTCAGATTTTCACCAAATTCAGAAAAGTATCAGCAATAATTCTTAAAATggttcaaaatataataatatataccaGTTTGGAGATCAAGCTAGCTAAATGGCTAATAACTGACTCTCTAAAATCGGAACCAAAACCATCCCTGAAAATACGAAATAGATAAAAAGGCTAACAAGTGTTGAGCTAGTCTCAATGGATCAGAGTTCTTTTGGAAGCTATTGTTCTCTACTCTTCTTTCTGTGTGGTCTCTGCATACATACTCCAAAAACGTCCTTTGGAAAGAGGCCAATATGAAGCATTGACTGGCAAAATGCATTCgaaatctctgtttctgattgGTGAAAGGAGGCCAGTATGAGGCATGACTTCCCTTTGTAGCTAACTGCCACTGATCCTTGTGGGTCATTTAATCAGGGGATCAAAATGACAGGATTGACATTTTTACGAGCTTCATTTTGGTTGATAAGAGTTTACACATGTTTATTCCGGCGAGAGAATGacttggaagtttattgattatGATTTATTACAGGTGTCCATGAAATATACTTGCTTACAGCAGCATCCTTTCAGAAGTGGATGCTACGACTCTTCGCACCAAGAAAACATTGGCATTGTAGGAATATCGAATTTCGGCCAGCGTTTCTTGAAAAACTTCCAGGCAGCCTCTGTTAGTTCTTAAAAATAGACCTTTGGGATATTAAGTGGCTATTGGGAAAAAAGACAATCTGTGGCACGAGACGGCCTCCAGTCACCTGTGCAACTCGAGTTTCCTTGCGAAGTTAAAGAATGGCGTGcatattcaacaaaaataaataaataaagcaaaaccAGGTGAGTTCAATCGACAATCCCCTGACAAACTGGGGATGGTGATCGTCCTGATAAACAATAGCTTTTCATCATATTGAGTGCATTGAACTAGCATTCGTACTGACAAGACTCGGTACTTtaacaaagaaatgaaattcaTATCTGCTTATAAGTAGTATCAAAGTCTAGTTACCAAGCTGTGTtcaaccgaaaaaaaaaaaaattggaaacaaaaagaaaggagaaaaccTAAATGCTTATATGTTTTTGGAGAAGCAATTATTGATTGTGCTAGCTTATAGATTTTAGCGAGCTTGCTTCTATATCTGATATCTGCGTCTTATGTAGTATCTTCTTACATCTAACACTAGCAATATTTTGTGCAACTGACCATGCTTAGTGTGGTTCTATTGTCATTTTATTCTGAAGCACTTCCTGGAACCCTAATATTTCATATTGAAAGTTTGCTCAACAAATTTTATGACCCTTTTCTATGCATGAGATTGTACAAACACAGTGATTATCATGATGTAGCTCCTGTTAATTCTCTGAAAATgctccaagatttaaaaaaaaaaaaaacttggaatagTAAATTTGCAATGGCACTTGGAATGGGAGTAGCTCGCAATTTGAATTGTCAAGTCAGTCTTGGAACCATAAAAATACAGGTTGAAGAACATTCAATGTGAAAACACAGTTTTCTATCCCTCGAATGCAATGCCCATATGCATCGAGATGATCGAGTTACTTAGAACCATTAAAATATGATCGAGTAACTTGGAACCATAAGAATATCAGtaagaaagaatgaaaaaattacGGTATTAACTCAATGAATATTTTTACAAGCATGGGAAATCTCGACAAGCCCCGACCATCTAAACCTCGAcacaacataaataataaatgacaGAATCAAAGCCAAATTGCAAAattgtcaaattaaaaaaacccaaacaagAGAGAAAACCCAATCAAGATAAGCCAGACGATATGAATCAAAAGAAGTGCTTGACCGGGAAGAGAAGCGCTGCCACCACTTCCAACCTCGCAAGCCCCTAATTTAGCAACACGAGTGCCGCTGCACATAGCGTCAGCGCACCCACACCAATAAGTAACACCATCAACACCACACACAGGATCCGCACGGAAACAATTGATTGGGCATGAAGCGGGTGCTTTTAACCCTGCGCATGCTTCACCCTTTCCATCCCTGTTCGTGACTTCTTGAATTAATATTGCAGCGTCGGGCTCCGATCGCGCGATCTGGAAGCAGGGGCTGGATAAGAAAATGGCGATGCATAAGgtagaaattaatgaaagtttCGACATGGATTAATTTGTTTAGGATTTAGGGATCGGTGGgtctaaccctaaccctaaccctaaaatacGGGAAAATATGAATACGGAGGCAAGGGGTAATGGGTTCTTGTTACAGACTATTGAATTGAAAGCAGATGAATTCGTGGAAGAGAGGGAATTGGGCGATGCGATCGGTATGGTGAACAACAAGAAAAGGTATGCCTAGAGGAATGGAAAAGGAACAGAACAAAGAAAACGGTCTTGAGAGTCTTGACGCCATCCTGCCCATGGCCAGCTGGGGGTTCGGGTAGGGTAGGGTAGGTGACCGGCTTCAATTTGTGAGGAACTGTCAACGGGTGTCAATTGATAAATGTGACCGCCTACAATTAATATCTCTATGAAATACTAATTATGGCAGCCGTAATTTAAAACCCGGTCCGGGTTGACCCGGCCACCTGTCCTGATCCCGGGTTTATCTGGGTTATATTGAATCACCCGGGTCAATACCTAATTAAAGCtatcaggttaaaaaaaaaaaatgcaagttgAAACCAAACAGAAATTGATTAAAACCATACTAGAAAGTGGTCACATCTTCAATGGCTTATTCTTGCACCCTTCCATAACTTGCGCTCAAGCTACCTTATTCTCACTACTTGCACTCAACCCAAATATATAGGATTTTTCCTCACTGTTCGATCAGATTTTTGTGGCTAATGAAAAAGATACAGGTGTCATGGAACTTATTGAGAAAAGAGACATgagaagtgatttttttattaaaagaaaaggtccAATCTCATCAGGTTACACTGAATTTTGCGTTAACTTGATAGGTTATCCAAGCTTGATCGATCCAATTACAACTATGTTTTTTTGTCATGCAGAACCCAACCAAGATCCTTGGTCGATCGGTTTCAGGTTAATTTGTCAAGTCAAGCcaagttttaaaactttaatggCAACAAtgatcatattattaaaaataaaaacttttaggAATTTTGATGGGTTTATATcatctcaattttattatattaaaacaaaactcTCGATAAATTTTCTAAATGTGACAATAGGATTGTTAAAACATCAGTTAGCACAAGTATATATTTCACAAGAATAAAGGTAAAATAACAAACCAATTAGAATATTCATGaattattgaaagtttaatgcATGTTATAAATTGCATAGGACATAATATTACTTACCTGATTATAAAATTGAGTAAAATTACCAATAATTTGAGTAtggatcattaaaaaataaaaaaaaaatactcaaatatTTAAGATACATCTTGGATTATAGGTTACGCTATACTGGTTACCCAACAATACTAGAAGGATATAGTGATGTCAATTGAATATTAGATAATAAGAATTTGAAATCCACTAATGGACATGTCTTTACACGCGATAGATAAGTTGTATCATATAAATCCTCTAAATAAACATGTATCGTAAGATCTATAATGGAATCATAGTTTATTACTCttgataaaactgaaaaaaaaaagagtcaaataACTTAGAAATTTCTCAGAGGATATTCTATGTTGCCCAAAACCAGTGCCAATAATTTGTTTCCATTCCGACAATCAATTTGCAATTGTAATTGGAATGGCACAAAGTGACATGCATAATGGTGAGTCTAAACATATACACCGtagatataatattattaaacatgctctctaataaaattatttctattgATTATATAAagttatagaaaaatattatagatctGCTAActaaaataagtttaaagtCTTTAAATATGAAAGAGTGTAATGATAACAATCATACCTAGTTGATtgaagatattaaaatataggTTTAAATAGAAAACTAAGTTATGTAACATTCTCGGTAATacctcaaaattattatttcctcCATATTCATGTGATGAAAGTGTCGTTAACTACAATGTGATAAATAATGAGTTGTGTTCTTAATGATTTTCATATCTTGGTATGCCAACTAGAGTATAAcagaatatttttaatgaaaatatcacCTATAAGTAAGAaatgtaattctttttttgaaagttaaaaaatagagattaaattATCTAAAcatgatcaaaataaatataactatgagaagcaaaagaaattctggtaaaaaaactatatgaatattattattttgatttacatagaaaaatatcatttaatcatcagaattctaaaaatttaaatcattaaataagattcataataatttatatcacTCACTTCTAACACTTTTAATCATCagaattctaaaaatttaaatcattaaatcattaaatgagatattataatatttttatatcattatttttcctAAGATTACGTAAAAATAACATCTTTATTTATTCGTCCATTCGGCCCGATTATTACACGATTACAAACACTGTTAACGATGGCAACACCCCAGCTTCCACCTGAATCCCTCACAAAAGTCAGGGGAGAACCTTAcaatagaaaatgaaagaaaacacaCCACCAGTGAACGGAAAGAAAACACAATACCAGTGAACtgaaagaaatgaaatgaaaggaGCATGGAGCAGGTGCCGGCAGAAGCACATGGACCGAGAGAGGGAAATACCGACCACCGATATGTGGGCACTTAACAAGCCCCCAACTTAACAACACGAACACGGGCACAAGCGGCCTCTGGACAACCACACCCGTAGGTGACCCCATTAGCGCCACAGACAGGGTCCGCGCGGAAGCAGTTGATTGGGCCGGTGCATGTCCCTCGAGAGGCGGATCCCGGACACAGATTAACACTGCCACGCCGCGCTTGCACCATAGTTGAGCAAAGGCCCAGAACCAGGACCATAACGATACATAACTGGGCTACTCTTATGGATGTGGCCATGTTAGTAGCTTGGTTTCTTGCTGAAGTTCTGGCGGAGGAGGACGTCCGTGGTGACTTGGAGAGGAGGATGTttaaataagagagagagagagagagagagggagagagagggagagagtccTACAAATCCGATAGCaatatttttacatgttatGGATGGTCAAAGGATAAGGAAGGAACCCACAGAGTAGTGGGTGTAGCGGTGGAAGCAGCAGAGTTAAAATCTATTAGACCTGGATTCAAAGTTCGTGGACCGTCAATCACATCGAGTAAGGTtgggttttaatatttatattatatttatttaatgttttgagATAGAATcaataaataggaaaaaataaaaatttatttagttgaagagataaatataaaataaatttttttcctaatatttttaacaaatttttctttgttgagttttaatttttagattatattaatttttctttgttgattatagaattgaaaaatataaaaaataaaaaaattatttaattaaagagatataagcatcttataaattttccaattaatttttaaaattttaaaattttcccttgtgtttctattttttccatttcttttatttagaaAGAGTAACCAATCGAATTACATTTGACTGCCTCCACATGTCTGTGGATCTGAGCGAAGGTCTAATTAATTATCGTTGAAAAACAAAGTCAAATTATGTAAAAAGAGAGTCGCATTTATTGAACGGCACAATTCTCCAATAATCAACGGGTTTAGGATTTGGTGGCATGGACTTCCCTTATTATAATTTTACGgtcagttgttttttttttttaaatatatatattaaaaattatttttaacattaatataataaaataatatgagaatataaaaaaatattaattttaaaaaatatatataaattttttaaaataaaaaaataaataggcattattaattagaattggAGTCACGAAACATGTTATCATTTGTTGATAAGCACAACTCAGCcttatattttagtgtttttattttattttaaatttgaattgtaaAATCTAGAGTTTATGTTTacattgttaaaaatatttgaattttgtatTCTTTAATCCGaatatcttatataaaaatatatttaaagtaaaataatgttgttaaaatttcaagagatatattataaatattgtaattatacaagtaaagaataataaagttttaaaaatagaaaattcatCATcgataccaaaaaaaatatattagtttaaacttcttcaacaaataaatatatatatatattttaatttaaatatgaatatattttttttattactaatatatatgttaaaactttaaattaatattaattataagtttGGTTATATACTTAGTGTATATATtagaattctttttattatatttatgttgaaaaGATGTTTATTATGCTTTtgtaatgataaattaaatatttttatttactaatataatatatttatttatacatttcTGATTAAGCTCTGGATCTATTTGAGAAGATCCATTTTCTCAAATTTCTGTTGGCGCAAACAACTTGCCAGATTGCGTTGAGCGCTTGAATTAATATTGGACGGACTTTTTACAGGTTGGCAAGGACATGCCATTGTGGACTTATCTCTCTTTTGATTGCACATTttattatagttataaaacccGGTTTGACTTTctcaaattgatttgaaatttaattaatttgaacttgaaatcaggttgaattaaaataaaaaaaaacttcgtgTGACTCAGAAAAAActtatggattatttttttattaaagcaattttgttttaattaaaaaataaaacaatcgaTTCTGGCGACTTAATGACCCGTTAAAATCCTGAAATCTTTACCaagtttttgagttttattcattttttggcTGATGAAAAGTTAATTCTTCGGGCTTGTTATTTTGGCTGGTTTGATTGCCATGAAAAATGGGTTTTGTTGaaatcttgaatttgttttattttggtgaAATCAGGAGGCGGGGGGTGGGTTCTGATGGTTTTGTCTTGTTGGTAACAGCCAGCGAAAACGGTTTCTTAGAAGACCCATTAGTCAGGTGAACAtgcaggggaagaagatgaaggTTCCGTTTGTTTGgaggaaagtgaatttcttttgaaaaataaatttaaagaaaagtgaatttctgaaaagtgaattccgaaaaagtattttccgatgtttggtagtgttatagaaaatgaactggaaaacactttccagtgtttggttatgtcatggaaaatgagctggaaaataacttattaatattttatttttcttaaatttattaaaataatgaggaacaaatcttacaaattaaaaagttgaatgagaatgaaattgaaaaaaatatataatttcataaattatctcaaataaaacaaataataatcaaaataatagggatcaaatctaaaaaaattaaaaaaaaaaataaaaaataaagaaattaaaataataataatcaacatttcataaatt from Populus alba chromosome 14, ASM523922v2, whole genome shotgun sequence includes:
- the LOC118041161 gene encoding WAT1-related protein At3g30340, encoding MSDGGQWKPVVGMLVISFAFAVVNLLLKKMIDQGTNNMVIATYRLSSSAIFLAPIAFFWERKSRPKLTASIFCHLFLGAFVGLTLTQYLFLRGLDYISVTFSCAFLNTVPVNTFILALVFRLEKLNMSSKAGRAKVLGTFICMGGAFLLILYKGIPLTNPRSEATTTDILNLAGTMISGKKKRSWVAGSILSLAGCFMWSAWFLMQAKISKIYPCQYSSTAIMSFFGAIQSAVLSLILKRKFSMWILKSKLEIISVLNAGIIGSGLGYVGMSWCIKQRGPVFTSSFTPFIQIFAAMFDFSILHEQIYLGSVLGSILVILGLYILLWAKRTEAGDCGEKQAQLTEEEENHDTEAQISATNSKSNP